A single region of the Solwaraspora sp. WMMD791 genome encodes:
- a CDS encoding DUF1540 domain-containing protein, with protein MTAMMEMPRVQECTAVECAYNQHEGCHAFAITIGTEADSASCTTFFDISAKGGLDAVIAQVGACKRADCRFNAELECRAPSIRVGPSRDMADCMTYEPA; from the coding sequence ATGACCGCGATGATGGAGATGCCCCGCGTGCAGGAGTGCACCGCCGTGGAGTGTGCGTACAACCAGCACGAAGGCTGTCACGCCTTCGCGATCACCATCGGCACCGAGGCGGACAGCGCCAGCTGCACCACCTTCTTCGACATCTCCGCCAAGGGAGGACTGGACGCCGTGATCGCCCAGGTCGGTGCCTGCAAGCGTGCCGACTGCCGGTTCAACGCCGAACTGGAGTGCCGGGCCCCGTCGATCCGGGTCGGACCCAGCCGGGACATGGCCGACTGCATGACCTACGAGCCGGCCTGA
- a CDS encoding GNAT family N-acetyltransferase — protein MRPADAAEVLGIYQAGLDTGLASFETTAPDWATFDAGRLAGHRWVAVDDADGSLLGWAAVSAVSSRPVYAGVVENSVYVAPAAQGRGVGTRLLDAVISSTESAGIWTVQAGIFPENGASLAVHTRAGFRTVGTRQRIGRRDGRWRDVVLLERRSPVVD, from the coding sequence ATGCGCCCCGCCGACGCGGCCGAGGTGCTCGGCATCTACCAGGCGGGCCTGGACACCGGGCTGGCCAGCTTCGAGACGACCGCCCCGGACTGGGCGACGTTCGACGCCGGTCGGCTGGCGGGACACCGGTGGGTGGCCGTCGACGACGCGGACGGATCCCTGCTGGGCTGGGCCGCGGTCAGCGCGGTCTCCAGCCGGCCGGTGTACGCCGGCGTGGTGGAGAACTCGGTGTACGTCGCCCCGGCGGCCCAGGGACGCGGCGTCGGCACCCGGCTGCTCGACGCGGTGATCTCGTCGACCGAGTCGGCCGGGATCTGGACGGTCCAGGCCGGGATCTTTCCGGAGAACGGCGCGAGCCTGGCGGTGCACACCCGCGCCGGTTTCCGTACGGTCGGGACCCGGCAGCGGATCGGTCGACGTGACGGCCGCTGGCGGGACGTGGTGCTGCTGGAACGGCGCAGCCCGGTCGTGGACTGA
- a CDS encoding 2-hydroxyacid dehydrogenase: MKVWIPHRQGRELLGPLPDEVTVEVVADPAELPSSPAGVRFWVPPFLARPKAAELVGRMPDLQVVQLLSAGADAWAGRLPDQVTLCDARGVHDSSTAEWIVAAILTHLRDFAGFIRAQDRREWSYDRFAPTDELAGKRVLIVGAGSIGAALRARLTPFEVEFTLVARTARPQEQVYGVDELPALLPQADIVVLVVPLTPQTRGMVDAATLAAMRDGALLVNAARGPVVDTDALTAELAAGRIHAVLDVTDPEPLPPEHPLWGLPNVVISPHIAGSVRGLRARAYALAGRQIGRFVRGEPLDNVVVDGY, encoded by the coding sequence GTGAAGGTCTGGATCCCCCACCGGCAAGGTCGGGAACTGCTCGGCCCGCTGCCCGACGAGGTGACCGTCGAGGTCGTCGCCGACCCCGCCGAGCTGCCCTCGTCGCCGGCCGGTGTGCGGTTCTGGGTGCCGCCGTTCCTGGCCCGACCGAAGGCCGCCGAGCTGGTCGGCAGGATGCCGGACCTGCAGGTGGTCCAGCTGCTCTCCGCCGGCGCCGACGCCTGGGCGGGCCGGCTGCCCGATCAGGTCACCCTCTGTGACGCCCGTGGGGTGCACGACTCGTCGACGGCGGAGTGGATCGTGGCGGCGATCCTCACCCACCTGCGCGACTTCGCCGGCTTCATCCGGGCGCAGGACCGCCGGGAATGGTCGTACGACAGGTTCGCCCCCACCGACGAGCTGGCCGGCAAGCGGGTGCTCATCGTCGGTGCCGGCTCGATCGGTGCGGCGCTGCGGGCGCGGCTGACGCCGTTCGAGGTGGAGTTCACCCTGGTGGCCCGGACCGCACGGCCTCAGGAGCAGGTGTACGGCGTCGACGAGCTGCCCGCGCTGCTGCCGCAGGCGGACATCGTGGTGCTGGTCGTGCCGTTGACCCCGCAGACCCGGGGGATGGTCGACGCCGCGACGCTGGCGGCGATGCGCGACGGGGCGCTGCTGGTCAACGCCGCCCGTGGCCCGGTGGTGGACACCGACGCGCTCACCGCCGAACTGGCCGCCGGCCGGATCCACGCCGTACTCGACGTGACCGATCCCGAGCCGCTGCCCCCCGAACATCCACTGTGGGGGCTGCCGAACGTCGTGATCAGCCCGCACATCGCCGGGTCGGTACGCGGACTGCGGGCGCGCGCCTACGCGCTGGCCGGGCGGCAGATCGGTCGGTTCGTCCGGGGTGAGCCGCTGGACAACGTGGTGGTGGACGGCTACTGA
- a CDS encoding PH domain-containing protein produces MSRRVIVRFRPHQAIMLAAILAFVGSLPLASTRWYFLPILLVPLAIALWAVRAGTDADADGLHVRALLGQRRIPWSRVAELTADPHGRAVARLTDGHRVPLPAVRAGDLPRLIAASGQPLGPAGPATEPAGPADAAATPTDQ; encoded by the coding sequence ATGAGTCGCAGGGTCATCGTCCGGTTCCGGCCCCACCAGGCGATCATGTTGGCGGCGATCCTCGCCTTCGTCGGATCGCTGCCGCTGGCCAGCACCCGCTGGTACTTCCTGCCGATCCTGCTGGTGCCACTGGCGATCGCGCTCTGGGCGGTCCGCGCCGGCACCGACGCCGACGCCGACGGCCTGCACGTGCGGGCCCTGCTCGGCCAGCGGCGGATCCCCTGGTCGCGCGTTGCCGAGCTGACCGCAGACCCGCACGGTCGGGCGGTGGCCCGGCTCACCGACGGGCACCGCGTACCGCTGCCGGCGGTCCGCGCCGGGGACCTGCCCCGGCTGATCGCCGCCAGCGGACAGCCACTCGGTCCGGCCGGCCCGGCGACTGAACCGGCCGGCCCGGCGGACGCCGCAGCGACCCCGACGGATCAGTAG
- a CDS encoding GGDEF domain-containing phosphodiesterase has protein sequence MAALPEASPQLPRAQLRHHRAADGGLLLPASVLFAVALLVAGGTGLVAAPHALLGAMMFGVCGPGWRLIRTARVARARSGDFRACRCAGVLVGATVVGVGAVCVAAVAPATVRAEVAVAGLVPTLAGHLVAILLLPGVAETWSLRWRRLFDGLSMATSLIFAGWLLSPASGVPATVLVAQLGVIGVGAVIAVTVLSVRGQLSSVPFCGGGSIALLVGLAALTVCFAYGTDDRLWCLAAAPVVGGMLLLAVGAWRALRAGGVRVVPLRGRLSAYPLLTVPAVVATAAAGYHLAVQGSFDRTSILLGLAVIPTLVVREVMAAADVRAYARRLSEQEAHFRSLVSGGNDLTLILGDDLLVRWQSPAAARLFGLADADVLGRPFTDLMHPEDAAEVMLILTGVSTGRLPRSGRVPLVTARLRDGHGRWRDTESTVTDQRDVPEVRALVVHVRDVGERVRLERRLHKLGFTDQLTGLANRRELMRQLATSQELPGQPGALLIIDLHGLTSVNEQYGRETGDAVLIEAGRRLRDTVGPDDVVARLGGDEFAVVTVAGPMLAYGVGARLISVLREPWQLPGVLVHLQASIGMADLGGGDGVDDVLRRADLARRRARQLGRNRVEWYDSYLEEQLVRRLDLERELPGAAERGELDVVYQPIIDLTDGQPVGVEALLRWRSPVLGTVLPAELLLVATDLSLLPQIGRWLRATACRQLASWAREGHQLWLSVNVAPVELAAPGFAADLVAVLQTNGMTPEQLIVEVAESLAADQQQEIIVQLAELRARGVRIALDDFGAGQAAIGQLRRLPLDFVKIDRSLVTDSTSRSDPARPVLDVVAELGRRFGLEIIAEGLETAQQVGQAQAAGCRFGQGYALARPAPAERTEAYIADFPTPSY, from the coding sequence ATGGCCGCCTTGCCTGAAGCATCCCCTCAGCTGCCACGCGCGCAGCTGCGTCACCACCGGGCGGCCGACGGCGGTCTGCTGCTACCTGCATCGGTCCTGTTCGCCGTGGCCTTGCTCGTCGCCGGTGGCACCGGCCTCGTCGCCGCCCCGCACGCGCTGCTCGGCGCGATGATGTTCGGCGTCTGCGGTCCTGGTTGGCGGTTGATACGCACCGCCCGCGTCGCCCGTGCCCGCTCCGGGGACTTCCGTGCCTGCCGGTGTGCCGGGGTGCTCGTCGGGGCGACCGTGGTCGGGGTCGGTGCGGTCTGCGTCGCGGCGGTCGCTCCGGCGACGGTACGGGCCGAGGTGGCGGTGGCCGGGCTGGTCCCGACACTGGCCGGGCACCTGGTCGCGATCCTGTTGCTACCGGGCGTCGCGGAGACCTGGTCGTTGCGGTGGCGGCGGCTGTTCGACGGACTGAGCATGGCGACCAGTCTGATCTTCGCCGGCTGGCTGCTCTCCCCGGCCAGCGGGGTGCCGGCGACCGTGCTGGTCGCCCAGCTCGGGGTGATCGGCGTCGGGGCGGTCATCGCGGTGACGGTGTTGAGTGTGCGGGGCCAGCTGTCGTCGGTGCCGTTCTGCGGTGGTGGTTCGATCGCCCTACTGGTCGGCCTGGCGGCCCTGACGGTCTGCTTCGCGTACGGCACCGACGACCGGCTCTGGTGCCTGGCGGCGGCCCCGGTGGTCGGCGGCATGCTGCTGCTGGCGGTCGGTGCGTGGCGTGCCCTGCGCGCCGGCGGAGTCCGGGTCGTCCCGCTGCGCGGGCGGCTGTCGGCGTACCCGCTGTTGACGGTGCCGGCGGTGGTGGCGACCGCGGCGGCCGGCTACCACCTGGCGGTGCAGGGCTCGTTCGACCGTACGTCGATCCTGCTCGGCCTGGCGGTGATCCCGACGCTGGTGGTCCGCGAGGTGATGGCCGCCGCCGACGTGCGCGCCTACGCCCGTCGGCTCTCGGAGCAGGAGGCGCACTTCCGGTCCCTGGTCTCCGGTGGCAACGATCTCACCCTGATCCTCGGTGACGACCTGCTGGTCCGCTGGCAGTCACCGGCCGCCGCCCGGCTGTTCGGGCTGGCCGATGCGGATGTGCTCGGCCGGCCCTTCACCGACCTGATGCACCCGGAGGACGCCGCCGAGGTGATGCTCATCCTGACCGGGGTGTCGACCGGCCGGCTGCCCCGCTCCGGACGCGTGCCGCTGGTGACCGCCCGGCTGCGCGACGGTCACGGTCGGTGGCGCGACACCGAGTCGACCGTCACCGACCAGCGCGACGTCCCCGAGGTCCGGGCGCTCGTCGTCCACGTGCGTGACGTGGGGGAGCGGGTGCGTCTGGAGCGCCGGCTGCACAAACTGGGCTTCACCGACCAGCTGACCGGGTTGGCGAACCGTCGGGAACTGATGCGTCAGCTGGCCACGTCGCAGGAACTGCCCGGGCAGCCGGGGGCGTTGCTCATCATCGACCTGCACGGCCTGACCAGTGTCAACGAGCAGTACGGCCGGGAGACCGGGGACGCGGTGCTGATCGAGGCGGGTCGCCGGCTGCGCGACACGGTGGGTCCGGACGACGTGGTGGCCCGGCTCGGCGGCGACGAGTTCGCGGTCGTCACGGTGGCCGGGCCGATGCTGGCCTACGGCGTCGGTGCCCGGCTGATCTCGGTGCTGCGGGAGCCGTGGCAACTGCCCGGTGTCCTGGTCCATCTGCAGGCCAGCATCGGCATGGCCGACCTCGGCGGCGGCGACGGGGTGGACGACGTCCTGCGCCGGGCGGACCTGGCCCGGCGACGGGCCCGCCAGCTCGGCCGGAACCGGGTCGAGTGGTACGACTCCTATCTCGAGGAGCAGCTGGTCCGTCGGCTGGATCTGGAGCGTGAGCTGCCCGGCGCCGCCGAGCGCGGCGAGCTGGACGTCGTCTACCAGCCGATCATCGATCTCACCGACGGCCAACCGGTCGGGGTGGAGGCGTTGTTGCGCTGGCGCAGCCCGGTGCTGGGCACCGTGCTGCCGGCGGAGCTGCTGCTGGTCGCCACCGACCTGTCGTTGCTGCCGCAGATCGGCCGGTGGCTGCGGGCTACCGCCTGTCGTCAGCTGGCGTCCTGGGCACGGGAGGGCCATCAGCTGTGGCTGTCGGTCAACGTCGCCCCGGTCGAGCTGGCCGCACCGGGGTTCGCGGCCGACCTGGTGGCGGTGCTGCAGACCAACGGAATGACGCCGGAACAGTTGATCGTCGAGGTCGCCGAGTCGTTGGCCGCCGATCAGCAGCAGGAGATCATCGTCCAGCTGGCGGAGCTGCGGGCCCGGGGCGTGCGGATCGCGTTGGACGACTTCGGCGCCGGGCAGGCGGCGATCGGCCAGCTCCGCCGACTGCCGCTGGACTTCGTCAAGATCGACCGGTCCCTGGTGACCGACTCGACCAGCCGGTCCGACCCGGCCCGACCGGTGCTGGACGTGGTGGCGGAGCTGGGCCGCCGGTTCGGCCTGGAGATCATCGCCGAGGGGTTGGAGACGGCCCAGCAGGTCGGCCAGGCTCAGGCCGCCGGCTGCCGGTTCGGTCAGGGGTACGCCCTGGCCCGCCCCGCTCCTGCGGAGCGGACCGAGGCGTACATCGCCGATTTCCCCACCCCGTCGTACTGA
- the glyA gene encoding serine hydroxymethyltransferase, protein MHVPQIPYLTAADPQLAALVEGEARRQHDKLRMIASENYVSTAVLEASGTVLTNKYSEGYPGRRYYEGQQFVDPIETLAIDRAKSLFGVAHANVQPYSGSPANLAVYLAFLSPGDTVLGMSLPMGGHLTHGWSVSATGKWFNSVRYTVSRDTGRIDFDEVRDVARRERPKVIFCGGTAVPRTIDFPAFAEIAREVDAVLVADIAHIAGLVAGGAHPSPVGHADVITTTTHKTLRGPRGAMILTTEQHAAAIDKAVFPGLQGGPHNHTTAGIAVALREADTDDFRRYAHQVVANAKALAAALAERGFDLISGGTDNHLILADLTGKGVAGKPAAQALDRAGIELNYNTVPYDPRKPFDPSGIRLGTAALTTRGLTEAQMPQVAAWMDDAVTAAVKDDDAALDRIAGEVADLLAGYPMPGYAPA, encoded by the coding sequence GTGCACGTACCGCAGATTCCGTACCTGACCGCCGCCGATCCCCAGCTCGCCGCGCTCGTCGAGGGCGAGGCCCGTCGCCAGCACGACAAGCTCCGGATGATCGCCTCGGAGAACTACGTCTCCACCGCCGTACTGGAGGCCAGCGGCACGGTGCTGACCAACAAGTACTCCGAGGGCTACCCGGGCCGGCGCTACTACGAGGGCCAGCAGTTCGTCGACCCGATCGAGACCCTCGCGATCGACCGGGCGAAGTCGCTGTTCGGCGTCGCGCACGCCAACGTCCAGCCGTACTCCGGCTCCCCCGCCAACCTCGCCGTCTACCTGGCCTTCCTCTCCCCCGGTGACACCGTGCTGGGGATGTCGCTGCCGATGGGCGGGCACCTCACCCACGGCTGGTCGGTCTCGGCCACCGGAAAGTGGTTCAACTCGGTGCGCTACACCGTTTCCCGCGACACCGGCCGCATCGACTTCGACGAGGTCCGCGACGTGGCCCGCCGCGAGCGCCCGAAGGTCATCTTCTGCGGCGGCACGGCAGTGCCCCGTACCATCGATTTCCCCGCCTTCGCCGAGATCGCCCGCGAGGTCGACGCGGTCCTGGTCGCGGACATCGCGCACATCGCCGGCCTGGTCGCTGGCGGCGCGCACCCTTCACCGGTCGGGCACGCCGACGTGATCACCACGACCACCCACAAGACGCTGCGCGGCCCGCGCGGCGCGATGATCCTCACCACCGAACAGCACGCCGCCGCGATCGACAAGGCGGTCTTCCCCGGCCTGCAGGGCGGCCCGCACAACCACACCACCGCCGGTATCGCGGTCGCGTTGCGCGAGGCCGACACCGACGACTTCCGCCGGTACGCCCACCAGGTGGTCGCCAATGCGAAGGCGCTGGCCGCCGCGCTGGCCGAGCGGGGCTTCGACCTGATCTCCGGGGGCACCGACAACCACCTGATCCTGGCCGACCTGACCGGCAAGGGCGTCGCCGGCAAGCCGGCGGCGCAGGCCCTGGACCGGGCCGGCATCGAGCTCAACTACAACACCGTGCCGTACGACCCGCGCAAGCCGTTCGACCCGTCCGGGATCCGGCTGGGCACCGCCGCGCTCACCACCCGTGGGCTGACCGAGGCCCAGATGCCGCAGGTCGCGGCCTGGATGGACGACGCGGTCACCGCCGCCGTCAAGGACGACGACGCCGCGCTGGACCGGATCGCCGGTGAGGTCGCCGACCTGCTTGCCGGTTACCCGATGCCCGGCTACGCACCGGCCTGA
- a CDS encoding LacI family DNA-binding transcriptional regulator, with protein sequence MKRPTIADIARRAGVSKGAVSYALNGQPGVSEATRQRILAIAAEIGFNPNSAARALSGATANAVGLALSRPARILGIEPFFMELISGVEAELSARSYALTLQVVADTEAEIAVYRRWWGERRVDGVLVCDLRVDDGRVPALEALQLPAVVIGGPGRTGSLSSVWSDDATALVETVEYLVALGHRRIARVGGLPGLLHAEIRATAFTDACRTLGLDQCVTVPSDYTGEEGARATRRLLSTPTRPTAMIYDNDVMAIAGLSVAQEMGLTVPGDLSIVAWDDSPLCRLVHPPLTALGRDIPAYGARAARQLLATIAGGPAQTFQDDTPRLTPRGSTAPPRP encoded by the coding sequence GTGAAACGGCCGACCATCGCCGACATCGCCCGCCGAGCAGGCGTATCCAAGGGCGCGGTGTCGTACGCGCTCAACGGCCAGCCGGGCGTCTCCGAGGCCACCCGCCAGCGGATCCTGGCCATCGCGGCGGAGATCGGCTTCAACCCCAACAGCGCCGCCCGCGCCCTCTCCGGAGCCACCGCGAACGCCGTCGGACTGGCGCTCAGCCGACCGGCGCGGATCCTCGGCATCGAGCCGTTCTTCATGGAGCTGATCAGCGGCGTCGAGGCAGAGCTGTCGGCCCGGTCGTACGCGCTGACCCTGCAGGTGGTGGCGGACACCGAGGCCGAGATCGCCGTCTACCGACGCTGGTGGGGCGAACGGCGGGTGGACGGGGTGCTCGTCTGTGACCTGCGCGTCGACGACGGTCGGGTGCCGGCACTGGAGGCCCTGCAACTGCCGGCGGTGGTGATCGGCGGACCGGGGCGCACCGGCTCGCTGTCCAGCGTCTGGTCCGACGACGCGACCGCCCTGGTCGAGACCGTGGAGTACCTGGTCGCCCTCGGGCACCGACGGATCGCCCGGGTCGGCGGGCTGCCCGGCCTGCTGCACGCCGAGATCCGGGCGACCGCGTTCACCGACGCCTGCCGCACGTTGGGCCTGGACCAGTGCGTCACGGTGCCGTCGGACTACACCGGCGAGGAGGGCGCAAGGGCCACCCGGCGGCTGCTCAGCACGCCGACCCGGCCCACCGCGATGATCTACGACAACGACGTGATGGCGATCGCCGGCCTCTCCGTCGCCCAGGAGATGGGGCTGACGGTGCCGGGCGACCTGTCGATCGTGGCCTGGGACGATTCGCCACTGTGCCGACTGGTGCACCCGCCGCTGACCGCGCTGGGCCGGGACATCCCGGCGTACGGCGCCCGCGCGGCCCGCCAGTTGCTCGCCACCATCGCCGGCGGTCCGGCACAGACCTTCCAGGACGACACGCCCCGGCTGACGCCGCGGGGCAGCACCGCCCCGCCTCGACCCTGA
- a CDS encoding extracellular solute-binding protein, translated as MERRWTPWVRTAAVGAAGALLLAGCSGEPGGGGDDGKTTLTIAFWGDFGLGDLKAQYEADNPNVRINLNAGEYNAQHEDLQKKLIAGSGAADIAAIDEGFVVQFREQADKFVNLLDKGAGQYEDRYLEWKWRQTLSVDGSTQIGLGTDVGGLAMCYRTDLFEAAGLPTDREQVSALWPDWDSFIATGEDYVAASGKKFVDSATNIFNPVLGQQPVGLFDTSDNLAMEGGPKVAFDTAAAVVAAGLSANLAAFSPEWNNGFVNGDFAVLACPAWMMGHIQNTAPDTAGKWDVAAIPGGGGNWGGSFLTIPAQGKNVDEAYKFLEWLIQPEQQIEIFKKVGNLPSQPALYEDPAIVEFSNPFFSDAPVGQIFSDTAANLTPQYLGRKNGPVRVAVENVLNRLQSGDLEGKPAEAWTEALAEAEKAANA; from the coding sequence ATGGAACGGCGTTGGACCCCTTGGGTGCGGACGGCGGCCGTCGGGGCCGCCGGCGCGCTCCTGCTCGCCGGCTGCAGTGGTGAACCCGGTGGTGGCGGCGACGACGGCAAGACCACCCTGACCATCGCGTTCTGGGGCGACTTCGGCCTGGGCGACCTCAAGGCCCAGTACGAAGCCGACAACCCGAACGTCCGGATCAACCTCAACGCGGGCGAGTACAACGCCCAGCACGAGGACCTGCAGAAGAAGCTGATCGCCGGCTCCGGTGCCGCCGACATCGCCGCCATCGACGAGGGCTTCGTCGTGCAGTTCCGTGAGCAGGCCGACAAGTTCGTCAACCTGCTGGACAAGGGTGCGGGCCAGTACGAGGACCGCTACCTCGAGTGGAAGTGGCGCCAGACGCTCTCCGTCGATGGATCCACCCAGATCGGCCTCGGCACCGACGTCGGCGGGCTGGCCATGTGCTACCGCACCGACCTGTTCGAGGCCGCCGGCCTGCCCACCGACCGCGAGCAGGTCTCCGCGCTCTGGCCGGACTGGGATTCCTTCATCGCCACCGGCGAGGACTACGTCGCCGCCAGCGGCAAGAAGTTCGTCGACTCGGCCACCAACATCTTCAACCCGGTGCTCGGCCAGCAGCCGGTCGGACTCTTCGACACCAGCGACAACCTGGCCATGGAGGGCGGCCCGAAGGTCGCCTTCGACACCGCCGCCGCCGTCGTCGCCGCCGGGCTCTCCGCCAACCTCGCGGCCTTCTCCCCGGAGTGGAACAACGGCTTCGTCAACGGCGACTTCGCCGTACTGGCCTGCCCGGCCTGGATGATGGGGCACATCCAGAACACCGCGCCGGACACCGCCGGCAAATGGGACGTCGCCGCCATCCCCGGCGGTGGTGGCAACTGGGGCGGCTCGTTCCTGACCATTCCGGCGCAGGGCAAGAACGTCGACGAGGCGTACAAGTTCCTCGAGTGGCTGATCCAGCCGGAGCAGCAGATCGAGATCTTCAAGAAGGTCGGCAACCTGCCGTCGCAGCCGGCGCTCTACGAGGACCCGGCGATCGTCGAGTTCTCCAACCCGTTCTTCAGCGACGCCCCGGTCGGCCAGATCTTCTCCGACACCGCAGCGAACCTCACCCCGCAGTACCTCGGCCGCAAGAACGGCCCGGTCCGGGTCGCGGTGGAAAACGTACTCAACCGCCTGCAGAGCGGTGACCTCGAAGGCAAGCCCGCCGAGGCATGGACCGAAGCCCTCGCAGAAGCCGAGAAGGCGGCCAACGCGTAA
- a CDS encoding sugar ABC transporter permease, with translation MSATRAAPPSPRNRAGAHTRAADPDPRANPTWRNRMHRFDMRYMPYILISPFFLLFVVFGLFPIIFNGVVALRHWRLDNAELTGWAGLANFERLLGDDRFWNALYNTFGIFILSTVPQLFLALIIASLLNRKLRAQTWFRVGILLPYITPITASTLLFAVFFARDFGIANWALDVLGLRGEAPIDWRSTKTASWVAIATMVNWKWIGYNALIYLAAMQSIPRDIYEAAAVDGAGPWRQLWQITVPMIRPVVVFTVILSTIGGLQLFTEPMLFEQNSQAATGGSNGQFQTIAQLIYKVGWKDLNLGYAAAMSWALFLIIVIIAVVNALVANRLGGGRK, from the coding sequence ATGTCCGCAACGCGCGCCGCACCGCCGTCGCCGCGCAACCGCGCCGGGGCGCACACCCGTGCGGCCGACCCCGATCCGCGGGCCAATCCGACCTGGCGCAACCGCATGCACCGCTTCGACATGCGGTACATGCCCTACATCCTGATCTCCCCGTTCTTCCTTCTCTTCGTCGTCTTCGGGCTCTTCCCGATCATCTTCAACGGCGTGGTGGCGCTGCGGCACTGGCGACTCGACAACGCCGAGCTGACCGGCTGGGCCGGACTGGCGAACTTCGAGCGGCTGCTCGGCGACGACCGGTTCTGGAACGCGCTGTACAACACGTTCGGCATCTTCATCCTCTCCACCGTGCCGCAGCTGTTCCTGGCCCTGATCATCGCGTCGTTGCTGAACCGCAAACTGCGCGCCCAGACCTGGTTCCGGGTCGGCATCCTGCTGCCGTACATCACCCCGATCACCGCGTCGACCCTGCTGTTCGCGGTCTTCTTCGCCCGTGACTTCGGCATCGCCAACTGGGCGTTGGACGTGCTCGGACTGCGCGGCGAGGCGCCGATCGACTGGCGCTCCACCAAGACCGCCTCCTGGGTCGCGATCGCCACGATGGTCAACTGGAAGTGGATCGGCTACAACGCGCTGATCTACCTGGCCGCGATGCAGTCGATCCCCCGCGACATCTACGAGGCCGCGGCCGTCGACGGAGCCGGCCCGTGGCGTCAGCTCTGGCAGATCACCGTACCGATGATCCGGCCGGTGGTGGTCTTCACCGTGATCCTGTCGACCATCGGCGGTCTGCAGCTGTTCACCGAGCCGATGCTGTTCGAGCAGAACTCGCAGGCGGCCACCGGCGGATCCAACGGCCAGTTCCAGACCATCGCCCAGCTGATCTACAAGGTCGGCTGGAAGGACCTCAACCTCGGGTACGCCGCCGCGATGTCCTGGGCGCTGTTCCTGATCATCGTGATCATCGCGGTCGTCAACGCGCTGGTCGCCAACCGCCTGGGAGGGGGTCGCAAGTGA
- a CDS encoding carbohydrate ABC transporter permease, which translates to MGRAPASTPGSFWNYLFLSLVILFSAFPLYWMLVIATGTDADLAKIPPQMLPGGQLLTNLNEVFTLEDVYFAQSLVNSFIVSSVVTFSVLFFCSLAGFAFAKLRFKGRNVLMVIVVLTLTVPNQLGVVALYILMGELGWNGQLIAVIVPGLVTAFGVFYMRQFILEAVPDELIEAGRIDGATTMRIYWSVVLPAVRPAMAVLGLLTFVATWNDFQWPLITLGGTYYPTSMVALSDLASGNYVLYRRVLAGAFVATIPLLIMLFIGGRQIVRGIMEGAVKN; encoded by the coding sequence ATGGGCCGGGCCCCGGCCAGTACGCCGGGCAGCTTCTGGAACTACCTGTTCCTCAGCCTGGTCATCCTCTTCTCGGCGTTCCCGCTCTACTGGATGCTGGTCATCGCCACCGGCACCGACGCCGACCTGGCGAAGATCCCACCGCAGATGCTGCCCGGCGGGCAGCTGCTCACCAACCTCAACGAGGTCTTCACCCTCGAGGACGTCTACTTCGCCCAGTCGTTGGTGAACAGCTTCATCGTCTCGTCGGTCGTGACGTTCTCGGTGCTGTTCTTCTGCTCCCTGGCCGGCTTCGCCTTCGCCAAGCTGCGCTTCAAGGGCCGCAACGTGCTGATGGTGATCGTGGTGCTCACCCTGACCGTGCCCAACCAGCTCGGCGTGGTCGCGCTCTACATCCTGATGGGCGAGCTCGGCTGGAACGGTCAGCTGATCGCGGTCATCGTGCCCGGCCTGGTCACCGCGTTCGGTGTGTTCTACATGCGGCAGTTCATCCTCGAAGCCGTGCCGGACGAGCTGATCGAAGCCGGCCGCATCGACGGTGCCACCACGATGCGGATCTACTGGAGCGTGGTGCTGCCCGCGGTACGCCCGGCGATGGCCGTCCTCGGCCTGCTCACCTTCGTGGCCACCTGGAACGACTTCCAGTGGCCGCTGATCACCCTCGGCGGCACCTACTACCCGACGTCGATGGTGGCCCTGTCCGACCTGGCCAGCGGCAACTACGTGCTGTACCGGCGGGTGCTCGCCGGTGCGTTCGTCGCGACCATCCCGCTGCTGATCATGCTCTTCATCGGCGGTCGCCAGATCGTCCGGGGAATCATGGAAGGCGCAGTCAAGAACTGA